From the genome of Chania multitudinisentens RB-25, one region includes:
- the nudB gene encoding dihydroneopterin triphosphate diphosphatase — MNYKRPESILVVIYAQSSGRVLMLQRRDDTDFWQSVTGSLEQDESPPHAAQREIKEEIGIDINAENLLLFDCQRCVEFELFVHLRHRYAPGTTRNKEHWFCLELPEERDPVLTEHHAYQWLEAAEAVKLTKSWSNQQAIEEFVNHSIS, encoded by the coding sequence ATGAATTACAAGCGTCCCGAGTCGATTCTGGTGGTGATCTATGCGCAATCCAGTGGCCGGGTGCTGATGTTACAACGGCGTGATGATACGGATTTCTGGCAATCGGTTACTGGTAGCCTGGAACAGGACGAATCGCCGCCGCATGCTGCACAGCGTGAAATCAAGGAAGAGATCGGCATTGATATCAACGCAGAAAACCTGCTGCTGTTCGATTGCCAACGCTGTGTGGAGTTTGAACTCTTCGTCCATTTGCGGCATCGCTATGCGCCAGGAACCACGCGTAACAAAGAGCACTGGTTCTGCCTGGAGTTGCCTGAAGAGCGCGATCCGGTTTTGACCGAACATCACGCCTACCAATGGCTTGAGGCGGCGGAAGCCGTCAAACTGACCAAATCGTGGAGCAATCAGCAAGCAATTGAAGAGTTTGTGAACCACTCTATATCCTAA
- a CDS encoding YebC/PmpR family DNA-binding transcriptional regulator — protein MAGHSKWANTKHRKAAQDAKRGKIFTKIIRELVTAAKLGGGDPGANPRLRAAIDKALSNNMTRDTLNRAIARGVGGDDDTNMETIIYEGYGPGGTAVMIECLSDNRNRTVAEVRHAFTKCGGNLGTDGSVAYLFTKKGVITFAPGLDEDSVMEAALEAGAEDIVTYDDGAIDVYAAWENLGEVKDALSAAGFTAEAAEVAMIPSTKADMDAETAPKLLRLIDMLEDCDDVQEVYHNGEISDEIAETL, from the coding sequence ATGGCAGGTCATAGTAAATGGGCCAATACCAAACACCGTAAAGCAGCACAAGATGCCAAACGTGGTAAGATTTTCACCAAAATCATCCGTGAGCTGGTCACCGCAGCCAAACTGGGTGGTGGCGATCCTGGGGCTAACCCGCGTCTGCGTGCGGCAATCGACAAAGCGCTGTCCAACAACATGACGCGCGACACCTTGAACCGGGCGATTGCGCGCGGTGTGGGTGGGGATGATGATACCAATATGGAAACCATCATTTACGAAGGTTATGGCCCAGGTGGCACGGCGGTGATGATCGAATGCCTGAGTGATAACCGCAACCGTACCGTGGCCGAAGTGCGCCATGCTTTCACTAAATGCGGTGGCAATCTGGGAACGGATGGTTCTGTTGCCTATCTGTTCACCAAAAAAGGCGTGATCACATTTGCACCTGGCCTGGATGAAGACAGCGTGATGGAAGCGGCGTTGGAAGCGGGCGCAGAAGATATTGTGACCTATGACGACGGCGCTATCGACGTTTACGCCGCCTGGGAAAACCTGGGTGAAGTGAAAGATGCCTTGAGCGCCGCCGGTTTTACAGCAGAAGCGGCAGAGGTTGCCATGATCCCATCGACCAAGGCCGATATGGATGCAGAAACCGCGCCTAAACTGCTGCGCCTGATCGATATGCTGGAAGATTGCGATGACGTGCAGGAGGTTTACCACAACGGTGAGATCTCCGACGAGATTGCAGAGACGCTGTAA
- the ruvC gene encoding crossover junction endodeoxyribonuclease RuvC: MAIILGIDPGSRVTGYGLVRQQGRQLSYVASGCIRTVVDDMPTRLKLIYAGISEIITQFRPDFFAIEQVFMAKNPDSALKLGQARGVAIVAAVNQNLEVFEYAARQVKQTVVGTGAAEKAQVQHMVRALLKLPANPQADAADALAIAITHCHLSQNVLRVSAGRLDLARGRLK; the protein is encoded by the coding sequence ATGGCGATCATACTGGGTATCGATCCCGGCTCGCGGGTTACCGGCTATGGCCTCGTTCGCCAGCAAGGCCGCCAATTGAGCTATGTTGCCAGTGGTTGTATCCGCACCGTGGTTGATGACATGCCAACGCGCTTAAAGCTGATTTATGCTGGCATCAGTGAAATCATTACCCAATTCCGCCCAGATTTCTTCGCTATTGAACAGGTTTTTATGGCCAAGAATCCGGATTCCGCGCTTAAGTTGGGGCAGGCGCGCGGTGTGGCAATTGTTGCTGCGGTGAATCAGAACCTGGAAGTGTTCGAGTATGCGGCGCGCCAGGTGAAGCAGACGGTGGTCGGCACCGGCGCAGCAGAAAAGGCACAGGTGCAGCATATGGTGCGTGCGCTGCTGAAACTGCCTGCCAATCCGCAGGCCGATGCTGCGGATGCGCTGGCGATTGCCATTACCCACTGCCATCTGAGCCAGAATGTGCTGCGGGTGAGTGCAGGGCGTTTGGATCTGGCACGTGGTCGGTTGAAGTAA
- the ruvA gene encoding Holliday junction branch migration protein RuvA yields the protein MIGRLRGIILEKQPPLVLLEANGVGYEVHMPMTCFYELPELGQQAIVFTQFVVREDAQLLYGFNDKQERALFRELIKVNGVGPKLALAILSGMSAQQFVSAVEREEITALVKLPGVGKKTAERLVVEMKDRFKGLNGDLFNSSSEISLPANTVKSAEMDVEAEAASALVALGYKPQEASRMISKVAKPGADCETLIRDALRAAL from the coding sequence ATGATAGGTCGTCTCAGAGGCATCATTCTGGAGAAGCAGCCACCGCTGGTGCTCTTGGAAGCCAACGGCGTCGGTTATGAAGTGCATATGCCGATGACCTGCTTTTATGAACTGCCGGAATTGGGGCAACAGGCTATCGTGTTTACCCAATTTGTGGTGCGCGAAGACGCGCAATTGTTGTATGGGTTCAATGATAAACAAGAGCGTGCGCTGTTTCGGGAATTGATCAAAGTGAACGGTGTCGGGCCAAAACTGGCCTTGGCGATCCTCTCTGGAATGTCTGCGCAGCAGTTTGTCAGTGCGGTAGAACGTGAAGAAATCACTGCGTTGGTGAAGTTACCCGGCGTGGGCAAAAAAACCGCCGAACGATTGGTGGTTGAAATGAAAGACCGCTTTAAAGGGCTGAATGGCGATCTGTTCAACAGCAGCAGCGAAATCAGTCTGCCAGCTAACACGGTTAAAAGCGCAGAAATGGATGTTGAGGCCGAAGCTGCTTCTGCGCTGGTGGCGCTGGGGTATAAACCACAGGAAGCCAGCCGCATGATTAGCAAAGTCGCTAAACCCGGTGCTGATTGCGAAACCTTGATCCGCGACGCGCTGCGTGCCGCATTATAA
- the ruvB gene encoding Holliday junction branch migration DNA helicase RuvB, giving the protein MIEADRLISAEPLSEEEVLDRAIRPKLLTEYVGQPHVREQMEIFIQAAKQRGDALDHLLIFGPPGLGKTTLANIVANEMGVNLRTTSGPVLEKAGDLAAMLTNLEPHDVLFIDEIHRLSPVVEEVLYPAMEDYQLDIMIGEGPAARSIKLDLPPFTLVGATTRAGSLTSPLRDRFGIVQRLEFYQVADLEHIVSRSANCLGLDLSTDGSHEIARRARGTPRIANRLLRRVRDFAEVRANGVINGEVAMQALDMLNVDAEGFDYMDRKLLLAIIDKFSGGPVGLDNLAAAIGEERETIEDVIEPFLIQQGFIQRTPRGRMATNHAYKHFGIERKED; this is encoded by the coding sequence ATGATTGAAGCAGACCGCCTGATTTCCGCTGAACCGCTCAGTGAAGAGGAAGTCTTGGATCGCGCTATCCGCCCCAAGCTGCTGACGGAATATGTCGGCCAGCCGCACGTGCGCGAACAGATGGAAATCTTTATTCAGGCGGCAAAACAGCGTGGCGATGCCTTGGATCATCTGCTGATTTTCGGCCCGCCAGGGCTGGGTAAAACCACATTGGCCAATATTGTTGCCAATGAAATGGGGGTTAACCTGCGCACCACCTCAGGCCCGGTGCTGGAAAAAGCCGGGGATCTGGCGGCGATGCTGACTAACCTTGAGCCGCATGATGTCTTATTTATTGATGAAATCCACCGCCTTTCCCCGGTAGTCGAAGAAGTATTGTATCCGGCAATGGAAGATTACCAACTGGATATCATGATTGGCGAAGGCCCAGCCGCGCGTTCGATCAAGCTTGATTTACCCCCTTTTACGCTGGTTGGGGCAACCACCCGTGCGGGTTCGTTGACGTCACCCTTGCGCGATCGTTTTGGGATCGTACAGCGCCTGGAGTTTTATCAGGTTGCCGACCTGGAGCATATTGTGTCGCGCAGTGCCAACTGCCTTGGGCTGGATTTGTCTACGGATGGTTCGCATGAAATCGCCCGCCGTGCCCGTGGTACGCCGCGTATCGCTAACCGCCTGTTACGCCGGGTGCGCGATTTTGCCGAAGTGCGTGCCAACGGCGTCATTAACGGTGAGGTGGCGATGCAGGCGCTGGACATGCTAAACGTCGATGCCGAAGGCTTTGACTATATGGACCGCAAGTTGTTGCTGGCAATTATCGACAAGTTCAGCGGCGGCCCGGTAGGGTTGGATAACCTGGCAGCAGCGATCGGTGAAGAACGTGAAACAATCGAGGATGTGATAGAACCCTTCCTGATCCAGCAGGGTTTTATTCAACGCACGCCGCGTGGCCGAATGGCGACCAATCATGCCTATAAGCACTTTGGTATTGAGCGGAAAGAAGACTAA
- the znuB gene encoding zinc ABC transporter permease subunit ZnuB: MIELLLPGWLAGVLLAAAAGPLGSFVVWRRMSYFGDTLAHASLLGVAFGLLLDINPFYTVIAVTLLLALVLVWLERRPQLSVDTLLGIMAHSALSLGLVVVALMSNVRVDLMAYLFGDLLSVTMSDIWMIGIGVVIVLWILWWQWRDLLSMTISPEMAHVDGVNLARARTILMLVTALTIGLAMKFVGALIITSLLIIPAATARRFARTPEQMAGYAVLVGIIAVTGGLTFSAFYDTPAGPSVVLCAAVLFVLSLSRKQQA; this comes from the coding sequence ATGATTGAACTGCTATTGCCCGGCTGGCTGGCCGGGGTGCTGTTGGCTGCCGCTGCGGGCCCGTTAGGATCTTTTGTGGTTTGGCGCAGAATGTCTTACTTCGGTGATACCTTGGCACATGCCTCACTGCTTGGCGTCGCTTTCGGCCTGTTGCTGGATATTAATCCGTTTTATACGGTTATTGCCGTCACGCTGCTGTTAGCACTGGTACTTGTCTGGCTGGAGCGTCGTCCTCAGCTTTCGGTTGACACCCTGCTCGGAATTATGGCGCACAGTGCGCTGTCGCTCGGTTTGGTCGTAGTCGCGTTAATGTCCAACGTGCGTGTCGATCTGATGGCTTATCTGTTCGGGGATTTGCTGTCGGTGACGATGAGTGACATCTGGATGATTGGCATCGGCGTGGTTATCGTGCTGTGGATCCTATGGTGGCAATGGCGCGATCTGCTGTCGATGACCATCAGCCCGGAAATGGCGCATGTTGACGGTGTTAATCTGGCGCGCGCGCGTACCATCCTGATGCTGGTCACAGCATTAACCATAGGGCTGGCAATGAAGTTTGTCGGCGCGCTGATCATTACTTCGCTGTTGATCATTCCGGCGGCTACCGCACGCCGTTTTGCCCGCACGCCAGAACAGATGGCGGGTTACGCGGTGCTGGTGGGCATTATTGCGGTCACCGGTGGTTTGACGTTTTCAGCCTTCTACGACACCCCCGCCGGGCCTTCGGTGGTGCTCTGTGCCGCCGTGCTGTTTGTATTAAGCCTGTCAAGAAAGCAGCAGGCCTAA
- the znuC gene encoding zinc ABC transporter ATP-binding protein ZnuC, producing MSTLVTLKNISVAFDTRRVLTKISLRLQPGRILTLLGPNGAGKSTLVRVVLGLIDPTEGTIERQSNLRIGYVPQKLHLDATLPLTVSRFMRLKPGVKKADILPALKRVHAAHLLEQPMQKLSGGENQRVLLARALLNEPQLLVLDEPTQGVDVNGQLALYNLIDQLRQELGCAVLMVSHDLHLVMAKTDEVLCLNQHICCSGTPEAVSMHPEFIAMFGNRGAEQLAIYRHHHNHRHDLQGRIVLKKTGSREA from the coding sequence ATGTCTACACTGGTAACGCTAAAAAATATTTCTGTCGCCTTCGACACCCGGCGAGTTCTGACGAAGATCTCACTCAGGCTGCAACCCGGGCGTATTCTGACGTTGCTCGGCCCCAATGGTGCGGGTAAATCCACCTTGGTGCGCGTAGTGCTCGGCCTGATAGATCCCACTGAAGGGACTATTGAGCGCCAATCGAACCTGCGCATTGGCTATGTGCCACAAAAATTGCACCTTGATGCCACATTACCTTTGACCGTCAGCCGTTTTATGCGTCTTAAACCCGGCGTGAAAAAGGCTGATATCCTACCGGCGCTGAAACGTGTTCATGCCGCACACCTGCTTGAGCAACCGATGCAAAAACTTTCCGGTGGCGAGAACCAACGCGTATTGCTGGCGCGTGCGCTGTTGAATGAACCACAGCTTTTGGTACTGGATGAACCGACCCAAGGGGTTGACGTCAATGGCCAATTGGCGCTGTACAATCTGATCGACCAATTGCGTCAAGAATTAGGCTGCGCCGTACTGATGGTGTCCCACGATCTGCATCTGGTCATGGCGAAAACGGATGAAGTCCTTTGCTTGAACCAGCATATCTGCTGTTCCGGCACGCCTGAAGCCGTGTCAATGCACCCTGAATTCATCGCCATGTTTGGCAACCGTGGTGCAGAACAACTGGCAATTTATCGCCACCACCATAATCACCGCCACGACCTGCAAGGCAGAATTGTGCTGAAAAAAACCGGGAGCCGCGAGGCATGA
- the znuA gene encoding zinc ABC transporter substrate-binding protein ZnuA has protein sequence MVQKNKWLQRALFVSALMIAGHASAAVVTSVRPLGFIASAIADGVMPTEVLLPDGSSPHDFALRPSDIQRLQAAELVLWVGPDMEAFLAKPLKQVAANKQLAISELASVQPLLMKGDDDHDDGHDHAAEGHDHEHHHGEYNMHVWLSPEVAKVTAVAIHDRLLELMPQKKDKLDANLRQFEDQLAQTDKNLVKMLTPVRSKGYFVFHDAYGYFEKHFGLSPLGHFTVNPEIQPGAQRLHQIRTQLVEQKAVCVFAEPQFRPAVINAVAKGTTVRSGTLDPLGIGIALGKDSYGNFLTALSNQYVSCLK, from the coding sequence ATGGTACAGAAAAATAAATGGCTGCAACGTGCATTGTTTGTCAGCGCATTAATGATTGCTGGTCATGCTTCGGCGGCGGTGGTGACTTCGGTTCGCCCGCTGGGATTTATTGCATCAGCGATTGCTGACGGGGTGATGCCAACGGAGGTTTTACTGCCGGATGGCTCATCACCACATGATTTCGCGCTGCGACCGTCAGATATTCAGCGTTTGCAGGCTGCCGAGCTGGTGCTATGGGTTGGCCCGGATATGGAAGCTTTTTTGGCTAAGCCGTTAAAGCAGGTCGCGGCTAATAAGCAACTGGCAATCAGTGAACTGGCGAGTGTGCAGCCGTTATTGATGAAAGGCGACGATGATCATGATGATGGCCATGATCATGCGGCAGAAGGACATGACCACGAACATCATCATGGTGAATACAATATGCACGTTTGGTTGTCACCAGAGGTGGCAAAAGTGACGGCTGTCGCGATTCATGACAGATTATTGGAACTTATGCCGCAAAAGAAAGACAAACTAGACGCAAACCTGCGCCAGTTCGAGGATCAACTAGCGCAAACTGACAAAAATCTTGTTAAGATGCTAACGCCTGTGCGGAGTAAGGGATACTTTGTTTTTCATGATGCTTACGGCTACTTTGAAAAACACTTCGGCTTGAGCCCATTGGGCCATTTTACCGTCAACCCCGAAATTCAGCCTGGAGCACAGCGCTTACACCAAATTCGAACACAGTTGGTTGAGCAGAAAGCAGTATGTGTTTTTGCTGAGCCACAATTCAGGCCGGCCGTAATTAATGCCGTTGCCAAGGGTACCACAGTGCGTTCTGGAACGCTGGACCCGCTGGGCATCGGCATCGCATTGGGGAAAGATAGCTACGGGAACTTCCTGACTGCGCTGTCTAACCAATACGTGAGCTGCCTGAAGTAA
- the mepM gene encoding murein DD-endopeptidase MepM encodes MRQIVQTIVLAYNNLPRPHRVMLGSLTVVTLAVAVWRPSVYHPEHNPIVKDVELESNQLRSLLPEASEPIDVEQPTPDDDIPQDELDQKIAGEAGVHEYVISTGDTLGSVLTQYGIEMSDVSLLASQYRDLRNLKIGQQLSWTLNDTGDLQRLTWEVSRRETRTYDRVGNSFKESQETQKGEWRNSVLSGQLNGSFVTSASAAGLSRAEINAVTKALQWQLDFRKLRKGDQFAALMSREQFDGKIEQSQLLGVRMRSGGKDYYAIRAEDGKFYDRQASGLARGFMRFPTMKQFRISSHFSPRRLNPVTGRVAPHRGVDFSMPVGTPVLSVGDGEVVAAKYGSDTGNYVAIRHGRQYTTRYMHLKKALVKPGQKIKRGDRIGLSGNTGRSTGPHLHYEMWVNQQAVNPVTAKLPRSEGLSGKDRSDYLAVVKEVVPQLQLD; translated from the coding sequence GTGCGGCAGATAGTCCAAACTATCGTTCTGGCATATAACAACCTGCCTCGGCCCCATCGCGTAATGCTTGGGTCGTTGACAGTCGTGACACTGGCCGTTGCTGTTTGGCGGCCTTCTGTCTATCACCCGGAACATAACCCAATCGTTAAAGATGTTGAATTAGAATCCAATCAGTTACGCTCTTTGTTACCCGAGGCCAGCGAGCCGATAGACGTTGAGCAACCGACTCCCGATGATGACATCCCGCAGGATGAACTGGATCAGAAGATCGCCGGTGAAGCGGGTGTGCATGAATATGTGATTTCTACTGGCGATACGCTGGGCAGCGTTCTGACCCAGTACGGCATCGAAATGTCGGATGTTTCGTTGCTGGCTTCGCAATATCGCGACCTGCGTAACCTGAAAATTGGTCAGCAACTATCGTGGACACTGAATGATACGGGCGACCTGCAACGTTTAACCTGGGAAGTCTCGCGTCGTGAAACACGCACTTATGATCGCGTGGGCAACAGCTTCAAAGAATCTCAGGAAACCCAAAAAGGCGAGTGGCGCAATAGCGTGCTGAGCGGCCAGTTGAACGGCAGCTTTGTCACTAGTGCTTCTGCGGCGGGTCTTAGCCGGGCTGAAATCAATGCAGTGACCAAAGCGCTGCAATGGCAACTTGATTTCCGTAAACTGCGTAAAGGGGATCAATTTGCGGCGCTGATGTCACGTGAACAGTTTGATGGCAAGATCGAGCAAAGCCAACTGCTGGGCGTGCGTATGCGCAGCGGGGGCAAAGATTACTATGCGATCCGCGCTGAAGACGGCAAGTTCTATGATCGTCAGGCTTCTGGTCTGGCGCGTGGTTTTATGCGTTTTCCTACCATGAAACAGTTCCGTATCTCCTCCCACTTCAGCCCGCGCCGGCTGAACCCTGTGACGGGGCGAGTGGCTCCGCACAGAGGTGTGGATTTCTCTATGCCAGTGGGTACACCAGTGCTGTCCGTGGGTGACGGTGAGGTTGTTGCGGCTAAATATGGCAGTGATACCGGTAACTACGTCGCGATTCGCCATGGGCGCCAATATACCACGCGTTATATGCATCTTAAGAAAGCGTTGGTGAAACCGGGGCAGAAAATCAAACGTGGCGATCGTATCGGGCTTTCCGGTAATACTGGCCGCTCTACTGGCCCGCATTTGCACTATGAAATGTGGGTCAACCAGCAGGCGGTAAACCCGGTGACGGCCAAGCTGCCACGCTCTGAAGGGCTGAGCGGCAAAGATCGCAGTGATTATCTGGCAGTGGTGAAAGAAGTGGTTCCGCAGCTGCAGCTGGATTAA
- the lpxM gene encoding lauroyl-Kdo(2)-lipid IV(A) myristoyltransferase (LpxM is lauroyl-Kdo(2)-lipid IV(A) myristoyltransferase, an enzyme characterized in Escherichia coli and involved in biosynthesis of the form of lipid A found in that species and some closely related species.) yields MQNEKKSNVEFIPQFQKAFFHPRYWGVWLGTGLMAGISLLPARVRDPMLGALGKRVGKVAKGARRRARINLLYCLPDVPENQREHIIDEMFATAPQSMILMAELACRNPEKVLKRVRWHGEEVLDNIRQEGRNVIFLVPHGWAVDVPAMLMAARGQPMAAMFHNQSNPLVDYLWNSVRRKFGGRLHARNDGIKPFISSVRQGYWGYYLPDQDHGAEHSEFVDFFATYKATLPAVGRLMKVCRAAIVPLFPVYNGKTSMLDIYIGEPMDDLANADDRRIARRMNEEVENLVGPNPEQYTWILKLLKTRKEGEIEPYSRKELYPK; encoded by the coding sequence ATGCAAAACGAGAAAAAATCGAACGTAGAGTTCATTCCACAATTCCAGAAAGCCTTTTTCCACCCGCGTTACTGGGGGGTTTGGTTGGGTACCGGGCTGATGGCCGGCATTTCTCTACTTCCGGCGCGCGTGCGCGATCCCATGCTGGGTGCTCTTGGTAAACGGGTGGGAAAGGTAGCCAAAGGCGCCCGCCGTCGTGCGCGTATCAACTTGCTTTATTGCCTGCCGGATGTGCCGGAAAATCAGCGTGAACACATCATTGATGAAATGTTCGCGACTGCTCCGCAGTCAATGATTCTGATGGCCGAGCTGGCCTGCCGTAACCCGGAAAAAGTGCTGAAACGCGTGCGTTGGCATGGTGAAGAGGTGCTGGATAATATTCGTCAGGAAGGCCGTAACGTGATTTTTCTGGTGCCGCATGGTTGGGCGGTGGATGTGCCTGCCATGCTGATGGCTGCACGTGGTCAACCTATGGCAGCCATGTTCCATAATCAGAGCAATCCGCTGGTGGATTATTTGTGGAACAGCGTGCGCCGTAAGTTTGGTGGCCGCCTGCATGCGCGCAATGATGGGATCAAACCCTTTATCAGCTCGGTGCGCCAGGGATATTGGGGGTACTATTTGCCGGATCAGGATCACGGTGCTGAACATAGCGAGTTTGTTGATTTCTTTGCCACCTATAAAGCAACGTTACCTGCTGTGGGGCGTTTAATGAAGGTGTGCCGGGCGGCGATCGTTCCATTGTTTCCGGTGTATAACGGTAAAACCAGCATGTTGGATATCTATATTGGTGAACCGATGGATGATTTGGCAAACGCAGATGATCGACGTATTGCTCGCCGGATGAATGAAGAGGTTGAAAACCTGGTTGGCCCGAATCCAGAACAATATACCTGGATACTGAAATTGCTGAAAACGCGGAAAGAAGGGGAAATTGAACCCTATTCACGGAAAGAGTTATACCCTAAATAA